The proteins below are encoded in one region of Flavobacterium nackdongense:
- the dnaN gene encoding DNA polymerase III subunit beta, whose amino-acid sequence MKFIVSSSYLLKQLQVLGNVINSSNTLPILDNFLFELDHNTLTVSASDLETTMSATLDIDSTSKGSVAVPAKLLLEILKTFPEQPLTFTVEENSTIEISSNSGKYALAYAPGEEFPKSVNLEEPSVTLVPADVLATAISKTIFAAGNDDLRPVMSGVFFQFSPQGLIFVATDAHKLVKYARTDVVASEVADFIMPKKPLTILKNILGASDAEVKIEYNDSNATFSFDNYILLCRLIDGKYPNYEAVIPKENPNKLMIDRTQFLNSVRRVAIFSNKTTHQIRLKIAGAELNISAEDIDYSNKAEERLTCDYQGDDMQIGYNSRFLTEMLTNLQSDMIMLEMSLPNRAGILTPIDGLEDGETVTMLVMPVMLNN is encoded by the coding sequence ATGAAATTTATAGTATCGAGTTCGTACTTATTAAAACAATTACAGGTTTTAGGAAATGTAATCAACAGTAGCAATACATTGCCTATTTTGGACAACTTTCTTTTTGAATTGGACCACAACACTTTGACCGTTTCGGCTTCCGATTTAGAGACCACGATGTCGGCCACTTTAGACATCGATTCCACCAGCAAAGGGAGCGTTGCCGTTCCTGCCAAATTGCTTTTGGAAATCCTAAAAACTTTTCCTGAACAACCTTTGACTTTCACTGTTGAAGAAAATAGTACGATCGAAATCAGTTCCAATTCTGGGAAATATGCCTTGGCCTATGCTCCGGGAGAAGAGTTCCCAAAATCAGTAAACCTAGAGGAACCTTCAGTAACTTTAGTACCTGCCGATGTGTTGGCTACCGCCATCAGCAAAACCATATTTGCTGCAGGAAACGATGATTTACGCCCTGTAATGTCGGGTGTTTTCTTCCAGTTTTCTCCGCAAGGATTGATATTCGTAGCTACGGACGCTCATAAATTGGTAAAATACGCTCGTACTGATGTGGTAGCTTCCGAAGTGGCCGATTTCATTATGCCAAAGAAACCTTTGACTATTCTTAAAAATATTTTAGGCGCTTCTGATGCTGAAGTAAAAATAGAATACAACGATTCGAATGCGACTTTCTCTTTCGATAATTATATTTTATTGTGTCGTTTGATTGACGGAAAATATCCAAACTATGAAGCGGTGATTCCAAAAGAAAATCCAAATAAATTGATGATTGATAGAACACAGTTTTTGAATTCTGTTCGTCGTGTTGCGATTTTCTCGAACAAAACTACCCACCAAATCCGTTTGAAAATTGCGGGTGCCGAATTGAATATTTCTGCCGAAGATATTGATTACTCCAACAAAGCCGAAGAGCGTTTGACTTGTGATTATCAAGGGGACGATATGCAAATCGGGTACAACTCTCGTTTCTTGACCGAAATGCTAACCAACTTACAATCGGATATGATTATGCTGGAAATGTCATTGCCTAACAGAGCGGGAATCCTAACTCCAATTGATGGCTTAGAAGATGGCGAAACAGTGACGATGCTCGTTATGCCTGTAATGCTGAATAATTAA
- a CDS encoding HU family DNA-binding protein, which produces MAIPFTPSGKTNPNDASAPMKYYPRACNYGEIDLEELAEQVSFSCSATPADCYLVIMSLVEEVSNSLEKGKIVRLGNLGSFQVSIKGSSSDTPESVRSQNVTSSSILFRPGKKLKTMLKRLVFVPKK; this is translated from the coding sequence ATGGCCATACCATTTACACCCTCAGGAAAAACCAATCCTAACGATGCTTCGGCACCAATGAAATATTATCCACGCGCCTGCAACTATGGCGAAATTGATTTAGAAGAGTTGGCAGAGCAAGTTTCTTTCAGTTGTTCAGCGACTCCAGCCGATTGTTATTTAGTCATAATGAGTTTGGTGGAAGAGGTTTCCAATTCATTAGAAAAAGGAAAAATTGTGCGTTTAGGAAATTTGGGCTCGTTTCAAGTGAGTATCAAAGGGAGTAGTAGTGATACGCCAGAATCCGTTAGGTCACAAAATGTGACCAGTTCCTCGATTCTTTTTCGCCCTGGTAAAAAATTGAAAACGATGTTGAAACGATTGGTTTTTGTGCCTAAAAAGTAA
- a CDS encoding universal stress protein: protein MKKILFPTDFSEAATNAFVHALEFAKMVNGELILLHTFELPIYDNQFVPVNYNLVFDSLQLTEFDMFKDEIPKLHAIAEARHLDHIKMTHRLMDGSLLFNIKKAIKEDKIDFIVMGTSGATGWEAFFLGTNTGNVLAAVDVPVLSVPSESKFTKIETIGFTTRYRDKDKKALKEVLKIAKKTHAKINCLYVRTEKSDVSPSTIKQWEEEFVGEPIQFSVIPSDDVQDTIADFILFKGIDVLAMLTYKRNFFVELFRPSLTQKFSNKLHIPVLAMHE, encoded by the coding sequence ATGAAAAAGATTTTGTTTCCCACCGATTTTTCCGAAGCAGCTACTAATGCCTTTGTGCACGCTTTGGAGTTTGCAAAAATGGTGAATGGCGAACTCATTTTATTGCATACGTTTGAACTGCCCATTTACGACAATCAGTTTGTGCCGGTAAATTATAATTTGGTTTTTGATTCGCTGCAATTGACTGAATTTGATATGTTTAAAGACGAAATTCCAAAACTTCACGCTATTGCCGAAGCGCGGCATCTCGATCATATCAAGATGACCCACCGTTTGATGGATGGAAGTTTGCTTTTCAATATTAAAAAAGCAATCAAAGAAGATAAAATTGATTTTATTGTAATGGGAACCTCTGGCGCCACTGGTTGGGAAGCTTTCTTCTTGGGAACCAATACCGGCAATGTTTTGGCGGCAGTGGATGTGCCCGTTTTGAGTGTACCATCAGAATCAAAATTCACCAAAATTGAAACCATTGGATTCACCACTCGGTATCGAGATAAAGACAAAAAAGCACTCAAAGAGGTATTGAAAATTGCCAAAAAAACACACGCCAAAATAAACTGCTTATACGTTCGCACTGAAAAGTCTGATGTCTCACCATCGACTATTAAACAATGGGAAGAAGAATTTGTGGGCGAACCGATTCAGTTTTCTGTAATTCCTAGTGATGATGTGCAAGATACCATTGCCGACTTTATTTTATTCAAAGGCATCGACGTCTTGGCAATGCTCACCTACAAAAGAAACTTTTTCGTGGAATTGTTCCGACCCAGTTTGACTCAGAAATTTTCGAATAAACTGCATATTCCTGTTTTGGCTATGCACGAATAA
- the mnmE gene encoding tRNA uridine-5-carboxymethylaminomethyl(34) synthesis GTPase MnmE, with the protein MLNNDSIVALATPSGAGAIAIIRISGEEAISIGNAVFQSIKGKDLTKQKSHTLHLGHIVDQNKTLDEVLVSIFKGPNSYTGENTIEISCHGSTYIQQQIIQLLLRKGCRMADPGEFTLRAFLNGKLDLSQAEAVADLISSDNEASHQIAMQQMRGGFSNEIAKLREELLNFASLIELELDFAEEDVEFADRSQFHELLNRIELVLKRLIDSFAVGNVIKNGIPVAIVGEPNVGKSTLLNALLNEERAIVSHIAGTTRDTIEDELVIGGIGFRFIDTAGIRETEDHVESIGIRKTFEKIEQAQVVIYLLDSSLQSADGSLQMNQIEIEKIKNQFPLKPLLVVGNKSDLLSEKEAGNLKSEISNLNLISAKQNIGVDQLKNQLLSFVNTGALRNNETIITNTRHYDSLLKALDEIQKVKFGLETNLSSDLMALDIREALYHFGLITGQVTNDELLGNIFANFCIGK; encoded by the coding sequence ATGCTGAACAACGATTCTATAGTGGCGCTTGCCACACCCTCAGGAGCTGGAGCCATTGCCATCATTCGGATTTCTGGAGAGGAAGCCATTAGCATTGGCAATGCTGTTTTTCAATCGATTAAAGGCAAGGATTTGACGAAACAAAAATCGCATACCCTGCATTTAGGCCATATTGTAGATCAGAACAAAACCCTAGACGAAGTTTTGGTTTCCATTTTCAAAGGGCCGAACTCCTATACCGGCGAAAATACCATCGAGATTTCCTGTCACGGTTCTACCTATATCCAACAGCAAATTATTCAGTTGTTGCTTCGCAAGGGTTGCCGAATGGCCGATCCTGGTGAATTTACCTTACGGGCATTTTTGAACGGCAAACTCGATTTATCCCAAGCCGAAGCCGTTGCCGACTTAATCTCTTCGGATAATGAAGCCTCGCACCAAATCGCGATGCAGCAAATGCGCGGTGGTTTTTCGAACGAGATTGCCAAACTGCGCGAAGAGTTATTGAACTTTGCTTCCCTGATTGAACTCGAATTGGACTTTGCCGAGGAAGATGTAGAATTTGCCGACCGAAGTCAATTTCACGAACTACTGAACCGGATTGAGTTGGTGCTGAAACGCCTCATCGATTCGTTTGCGGTAGGGAATGTCATCAAAAACGGGATTCCCGTGGCGATTGTGGGTGAACCCAATGTAGGAAAATCGACGCTATTGAACGCTTTGCTCAACGAAGAACGCGCCATCGTTTCTCACATTGCCGGAACGACTCGGGACACGATTGAAGACGAATTGGTAATTGGTGGCATCGGATTCCGATTTATTGATACTGCCGGAATTCGGGAAACAGAGGATCACGTCGAAAGTATCGGTATTCGCAAGACGTTCGAGAAAATAGAACAAGCACAGGTGGTGATTTATTTATTAGATAGCAGTTTGCAGTCGGCAGACGGCAGTTTACAAATGAATCAAATTGAAATTGAAAAAATCAAGAATCAGTTTCCTTTGAAACCCTTACTTGTTGTTGGAAATAAATCGGATTTGCTTTCTGAAAAAGAAGCTGGTAATCTGAAATCTGAAATCAGCAATCTGAACTTAATTTCCGCTAAACAGAACATTGGCGTTGACCAACTCAAAAACCAGCTGCTCTCGTTTGTGAATACGGGTGCGCTACGGAATAACGAAACAATTATCACCAATACAAGACATTACGATTCTTTACTGAAAGCCTTAGACGAAATCCAGAAAGTGAAGTTTGGATTGGAAACCAACCTCTCGAGCGACTTGATGGCACTCGATATTCGCGAAGCATTGTACCATTTTGGGCTGATTACGGGTCAAGTAACTAATGATGAGCTACTTGGAAATATATTTGCTAACTTTTGTATCGGGAAATAG
- a CDS encoding type I restriction endonuclease subunit R, with the protein MLNQNPEQIARDHIDKQLLACGWLIQDKKKFNLAAGLGIAIREFQTDIGPADYVLFVDKKAVGIIEAKREEEGVHLTSVEEQSSQYANAKLRLLNNDPLPFVYESTGEVTRFTDYRDPKPRSRNVFTFHRPETFMQWSRETKTMRARLHDIPALPVDGLRDCQITAITNLEQSFKEQKPKALIQMATGSGKTFTAISFVYRLLKYAKAKRILFLVDTKNLGEQAEGEFRSYTASEDNRLFTELYGVTRLSSSFIPNDSQVYISTIQRMYSILKETELDESAEEENPNEQTFEVKTAVPVGYNEKVPIEFFDFIVIDECHRSIYNLWKQVLDYFDVFQIGLTATPDNRTFGYFNQNLVCDYGYEKAVIDGVLVPYNVFTVETQITKEGSVIKLGEKVDKRKRLTRKKFWESLDEDEVYSGKQLDNDIVNPSTIRTIIRAVKENLPAMFPDRLDEKGVFEVPKLLIFAKTDSHAEDIIEMVREEFGEENKFCKKITYKSDEDPKSVLQQFRNDYYPRIAVTVDMIATGTDIRPLEVLLFMRDVKSRSYYEQMKGRGTRTCSVEELRAKGTPSARFSKDHFVIIDAIGVENSQKTDSRPLEKAPGVSLKDVLTNIALGNTSEDMLTTLANRLIRLERQLSEKDKLKFAEQANGFTIHHIVKQLLHAYDPDALESTRLEVRGKMAGMPPIAIEAEIEKEKQKIIEDAVEVFHNPELRDFIVDIRKQYDQIIDVVNLDTITKIGWVKDQDEAATTTITDFKNWIESHKDEITALQIFYAQDYRHRTFTYKMIKDLSEKLKTDKPLLAPLTVWRAYEQLEKTNGSTKSELIALVSLIRRVSGIDTTLTAYDKTVDKNFQDWIFKKNAGQHNAFTEAQMQWLRMMKDYVANSFHIDRDDFDLSPFNAEGGLSKMWQLFGEETDVIINELNEVLAA; encoded by the coding sequence ATGCTTAACCAAAACCCCGAACAAATTGCCAGAGATCACATTGACAAGCAACTTTTAGCTTGTGGGTGGCTTATACAAGATAAGAAGAAATTCAATCTTGCGGCTGGGTTGGGAATTGCTATAAGGGAATTCCAAACTGATATTGGGCCAGCGGATTATGTGTTGTTTGTCGATAAAAAAGCCGTTGGTATTATTGAAGCCAAACGTGAAGAGGAAGGGGTTCATTTAACTTCTGTCGAAGAACAATCTTCTCAGTATGCTAATGCCAAACTCCGATTATTAAATAACGATCCTTTGCCGTTTGTGTATGAAAGCACTGGCGAAGTCACTCGCTTTACCGATTATAGAGATCCTAAACCCCGTTCTCGCAATGTATTTACGTTTCATCGTCCAGAAACTTTTATGCAATGGTCAAGGGAAACCAAAACGATGCGAGCACGTTTGCATGATATTCCTGCTTTGCCTGTTGATGGTTTGCGGGATTGCCAAATTACAGCCATTACGAATTTAGAGCAGTCTTTCAAAGAGCAAAAACCAAAAGCCCTGATTCAGATGGCGACGGGTTCCGGCAAAACCTTTACCGCGATTTCCTTTGTCTATCGTTTGCTAAAATATGCCAAAGCCAAACGCATTCTCTTTTTGGTCGATACCAAAAACTTGGGCGAACAAGCCGAAGGTGAATTTCGTTCCTATACTGCCAGTGAAGACAATCGTTTATTTACGGAATTGTATGGAGTGACACGATTGAGTAGTTCCTTTATTCCCAATGATAGTCAGGTGTATATCAGTACGATTCAAAGGATGTATTCCATTTTAAAGGAAACGGAATTGGATGAAAGTGCCGAAGAAGAAAACCCCAATGAACAAACTTTTGAAGTTAAAACGGCAGTTCCTGTTGGCTATAATGAGAAAGTGCCTATAGAATTCTTTGATTTCATCGTTATTGACGAATGCCATCGCAGTATTTACAATTTGTGGAAACAAGTTTTAGACTATTTTGATGTGTTTCAAATCGGATTAACCGCAACTCCTGATAATAGAACCTTTGGTTATTTCAACCAAAACCTGGTTTGCGATTATGGGTATGAAAAAGCCGTGATTGATGGTGTTTTGGTTCCCTACAATGTGTTTACCGTTGAAACCCAAATTACCAAAGAAGGCAGTGTCATTAAACTGGGTGAAAAAGTAGATAAACGCAAACGCCTTACCCGCAAGAAATTCTGGGAATCTTTGGATGAAGATGAAGTGTATAGTGGGAAACAATTGGATAATGACATTGTAAACCCGAGTACCATTCGCACCATTATCCGAGCGGTGAAAGAGAATTTGCCCGCTATGTTCCCCGATCGTTTGGATGAAAAGGGCGTTTTTGAAGTGCCTAAACTATTGATCTTTGCCAAAACCGATTCGCATGCCGAAGATATTATCGAAATGGTACGAGAGGAATTTGGCGAAGAAAATAAATTTTGTAAAAAGATAACCTATAAAAGTGACGAAGACCCTAAATCGGTCTTGCAGCAGTTTCGAAATGATTATTACCCTCGTATTGCTGTTACTGTAGATATGATTGCTACGGGAACTGACATTCGACCGCTCGAAGTTTTGTTGTTTATGCGCGATGTGAAAAGCCGTTCGTACTACGAACAGATGAAAGGGCGTGGCACTCGAACTTGTTCTGTGGAAGAATTGAGAGCTAAAGGAACTCCTTCTGCCCGATTCAGCAAAGACCATTTTGTGATTATTGATGCCATTGGGGTCGAGAATTCACAGAAAACCGATAGCCGACCTTTGGAAAAAGCACCTGGTGTTTCGTTAAAAGATGTGTTGACCAATATCGCTTTGGGAAACACCTCCGAAGATATGTTGACCACGCTTGCCAATCGTTTGATTCGTTTGGAACGCCAACTTTCTGAGAAAGATAAATTGAAATTTGCCGAACAAGCCAATGGTTTTACGATTCATCATATTGTGAAACAATTGCTACACGCCTACGATCCAGATGCATTGGAAAGTACGAGGTTAGAAGTTAGAGGTAAGATGGCAGGAATGCCTCCTATTGCCATTGAAGCCGAAATTGAAAAGGAAAAACAAAAGATAATAGAAGATGCTGTTGAAGTTTTTCACAATCCTGAATTGCGGGATTTTATTGTGGATATTCGCAAGCAGTACGACCAGATTATTGATGTGGTCAATTTGGACACGATTACCAAAATTGGTTGGGTCAAAGACCAAGACGAGGCAGCCACCACTACCATAACCGATTTTAAAAACTGGATAGAAAGCCACAAAGACGAAATTACGGCTTTGCAAATTTTCTATGCACAGGACTACCGCCATCGCACTTTTACCTACAAAATGATCAAAGACCTAAGCGAAAAACTAAAAACCGATAAACCCTTATTGGCTCCCTTGACCGTTTGGCGTGCTTATGAACAATTGGAAAAAACTAACGGTTCTACCAAAAGTGAACTGATTGCCTTGGTTTCCTTGATACGTCGTGTAAGTGGTATTGATACTACTTTGACGGCTTATGACAAAACAGTGGACAAGAATTTTCAGGATTGGATTTTTAAGAAAAATGCCGGGCAACACAATGCCTTTACCGAAGCCCAAATGCAGTGGTTGCGCATGATGAAGGACTATGTAGCCAACAGTTTTCATATAGACCGAGACGATTTTGATTTGAGCCCTTTTAATGCCGAAGGCGGTTTGAGCAAAATGTGGCAGTTGTTTGGAGAAGAAACAGATGTGATTATTAATGAATTAAATGAAGTGTTAGCAGCGTAA
- a CDS encoding MutS-related protein, translating into MEAYQSRSLKYSQELTKTKTQYNTISLLRLASILLFLILGYYYLKESKMWFLGLSIFFLIAFFLLMRWHTKLQFQLKMGEALRSINTNEIAYLENNQLPFEKGEEFIDFHHPYAYDLDVFGNHSLFQNINRTATYIGKKTLAQQCVRLLPNEEILRNQDAIKELSGQLDWRQEFLALAKISQDSQQAYETILKWSTYNSKPLSKISVGVSMLSPLLFVGFAVAYWSTSNMVYLNVLSFIFVFNLAFLGRFMKRMQLEMAHSTNIDTIISHYGLLLQKIEKEDFKAEKLIDLQKQLIYQNETASVHLKQLASLFSSMDTIQNLITGVLFNGTFLFNLHIFKALILWKNQHAAALEEWLAVMGEFEMLNSLANVSYNNPDFVFPELNTKYEISFSNLSHPLLSKKNRVGNDIDFQPQSFMILTGSNMSGKSTFLRSLGINMVLTGMGAAVCATKANVHPMPVLVSMRLSDSLSDSESYFFAEIKRLKQIRDELDHRPAFVLLDEILRGTNSDDKRSGTIEVIKKVIAKNALGAIATHDIEVCLTTKEFPDSLINKCFEVEIRDNDLHFDFILRDGICKNKSATFLMKKMGVI; encoded by the coding sequence ATGGAAGCCTACCAATCAAGAAGCCTAAAATATTCGCAGGAATTAACCAAAACCAAAACCCAATACAATACCATCAGTTTGCTGCGCTTAGCGAGTATTCTGCTCTTTTTAATTTTAGGCTATTACTATCTTAAAGAAAGTAAAATGTGGTTTTTAGGGCTTTCGATTTTCTTTTTGATTGCTTTTTTCCTCCTGATGCGATGGCACACTAAGTTGCAATTCCAACTAAAAATGGGGGAGGCCTTACGCTCCATCAATACCAACGAAATAGCCTATCTGGAAAACAACCAACTTCCTTTCGAAAAAGGCGAGGAGTTTATCGATTTCCATCATCCTTATGCCTATGATTTGGATGTTTTTGGCAACCATTCGTTGTTTCAGAATATCAATCGAACCGCGACTTATATTGGTAAGAAAACCTTAGCTCAACAATGCGTCCGATTGCTGCCGAATGAGGAAATCCTTCGCAATCAGGATGCCATAAAGGAATTGTCTGGCCAATTAGATTGGCGTCAGGAGTTTTTGGCTTTGGCCAAAATAAGTCAGGACAGCCAACAAGCCTACGAAACGATATTGAAATGGAGTACCTACAACAGCAAACCGTTATCGAAAATAAGTGTGGGGGTTTCAATGCTGTCGCCCCTCCTTTTTGTGGGTTTTGCCGTCGCCTATTGGAGTACATCGAATATGGTTTACTTAAATGTTTTGAGCTTTATTTTCGTATTTAATTTGGCTTTTTTAGGTCGGTTTATGAAACGAATGCAACTCGAAATGGCGCATTCCACGAATATTGACACCATCATTTCGCACTATGGATTATTGCTGCAAAAGATAGAAAAAGAAGACTTCAAAGCCGAGAAACTAATCGATTTACAAAAACAATTGATATATCAAAACGAAACGGCCAGTGTGCATCTAAAACAGTTAGCCAGTTTGTTTTCGAGTATGGACACCATTCAGAATTTGATTACCGGTGTGCTATTCAACGGAACCTTTTTATTCAATTTACATATTTTTAAGGCCTTAATCTTGTGGAAAAACCAACACGCAGCTGCACTTGAAGAGTGGTTGGCGGTAATGGGCGAATTTGAAATGCTCAACAGTTTGGCAAATGTTTCTTATAACAATCCCGACTTTGTTTTCCCAGAATTGAATACCAAGTATGAAATCTCGTTCTCGAATTTGAGCCATCCTTTGCTTTCTAAAAAAAATAGGGTCGGCAATGACATCGATTTTCAACCCCAATCTTTTATGATTCTAACGGGTTCCAATATGTCGGGCAAGAGTACTTTTCTGCGAAGTTTAGGCATCAATATGGTGCTGACGGGAATGGGAGCAGCGGTTTGTGCTACGAAAGCCAATGTGCATCCAATGCCCGTTTTAGTGTCGATGCGCTTGTCGGATTCTTTGTCGGATAGCGAGTCCTATTTCTTTGCCGAAATCAAGCGTCTGAAACAAATTAGGGACGAACTCGATCACCGACCTGCTTTTGTTTTACTAGACGAAATCTTAAGAGGCACCAATTCCGATGACAAGCGAAGCGGCACGATTGAAGTCATCAAAAAAGTAATTGCCAAAAACGCCCTAGGAGCGATTGCCACCCACGACATAGAAGTGTGCCTAACCACCAAAGAATTCCCTGATAGCTTAATCAATAAATGCTTTGAAGTTGAAATTAGAGACAACGACCTGCATTTTGACTTCATCTTACGTGATGGCATTTGTAAAAACAAGAGCGCCACTTTCTTGATGAAGAAAATGGGGGTTATTTAG
- a CDS encoding ABC-three component system middle component 5: MIVYNQALDLYHTIFRLLHFLNKFEKNDVLEIERVRIWDFYLLFPSEIHNIRLKQNETDIRKIRKEFIKDSNNPYERITGNRKIFEKIKPFQLSALNCIASYGIIDKALLNQQRILIINKEILVDFVNKFQELTPKEKNVIALMTAHFNQVSLFGTDGLKNRTNLIESKYDA, from the coding sequence ATGATAGTATATAATCAAGCTTTAGACTTATATCATACAATTTTTAGGTTACTACATTTTTTAAACAAATTTGAAAAAAATGATGTTTTAGAAATAGAAAGAGTTAGAATTTGGGACTTTTATTTGCTTTTCCCAAGCGAGATTCATAACATTAGGCTCAAACAGAATGAGACAGATATAAGAAAGATAAGAAAAGAATTTATTAAAGATTCGAATAATCCATATGAGAGAATCACTGGAAATAGAAAGATTTTTGAAAAAATAAAACCCTTTCAATTATCAGCTTTAAATTGCATTGCATCTTATGGTATAATCGATAAAGCCTTATTAAATCAACAAAGAATTTTAATTATTAATAAAGAAATACTTGTTGATTTTGTTAATAAATTTCAGGAATTAACTCCAAAAGAAAAAAATGTAATTGCATTAATGACAGCTCATTTTAATCAAGTATCATTATTTGGTACTGATGGCTTAAAAAATAGAACAAACTTAATTGAAAGTAAATACGATGCGTAA
- a CDS encoding ABC-three component system protein: MRQNVDNNENQIHNQLNIGENQAPIYLTKQTRFAKRFEKLNQEVVSDERYEGIMESLKYYLTRLDGIDAPTKLKDGGFKEPEVIEAMKKKERFAKRLELNKFYESAQWIDSQLFAKIKMNFETFVLPLINNNSAKHEIMRELVLKVVEPVLDLINLEGENDEVLNYNADDIFGMVYYLTGQCHLNWKNYDSI; this comes from the coding sequence ATGAGGCAAAATGTAGATAATAATGAAAATCAAATCCATAATCAATTAAATATTGGTGAAAATCAGGCACCAATCTATTTAACTAAACAGACTAGGTTTGCCAAAAGATTTGAAAAATTAAATCAGGAGGTCGTTAGTGATGAAAGATATGAAGGTATCATGGAATCATTAAAATACTACCTTACAAGACTAGATGGAATCGATGCTCCAACTAAACTTAAAGATGGAGGTTTTAAAGAACCAGAAGTAATTGAGGCAATGAAAAAGAAGGAAAGATTTGCAAAAAGATTAGAGTTAAATAAATTTTACGAATCTGCACAATGGATAGATAGTCAGCTTTTTGCAAAAATAAAAATGAATTTTGAAACTTTTGTCTTACCATTAATTAATAATAATTCCGCAAAGCATGAGATTATGAGAGAATTGGTTTTAAAAGTAGTAGAACCAGTACTTGATTTAATAAATTTAGAAGGGGAAAATGACGAAGTTTTGAATTATAATGCTGATGATATTTTTGGAATGGTTTATTATTTAACTGGTCAATGTCATTTAAATTGGAAAAATTATGATAGTATATAA